The Odocoileus virginianus isolate 20LAN1187 ecotype Illinois chromosome 3, Ovbor_1.2, whole genome shotgun sequence genome includes a window with the following:
- the LPAR2 gene encoding lysophosphatidic acid receptor 2 encodes MGQCYYNETIGFFYNNSGKELSSHWRPKDLVVVALGLTVSVLVLLTNLLIIAAIASNRRFHQPIYYLLGNLAAADLFAGVAYLFLMFHTGPRTARLSLRGWFVRQGLLDTSLTASVATLLAIAVERHCSVMAVQLHSRLPPGRVIMLIVVVWVAALGLGLLPAHFWHCLCALDRCSRMAPLLSRSYLTVWALSSLLVFLLMVAVYTRIFFYVRRRVQRMAEHVSCYPRYRETTLNLVKTVVIILGAFVVCWTPGQVVLLLDGLGCKSCNVLAVEKYFLLLAEANSLVNAVVYSCRDAEMRRTFRRLLCCWCLRPSTHESVRYTTATHMGTSTRIMLPENGHSLMDSTL; translated from the exons ATGGGCCAGTGCTACTACAATGAGACCATCGGCTTCTTCTACAACAACAGTGGCAAGGAGCTCAGCTCCCATTGGCGGCCCAAAGATCTGGTTGTGGTGGCGCTGGGCCTGACTGTCAGCGTGCTGGTTCTTCTGACCAACCTGCTGATCATCGCAGCCATCGCCTCCAATCGCCGCTTCCACCAACCCATTTACTACCTGCTTGGCAACCTGGCCGCAGCTGACCTCTTCGCCGGTGTGGCCTACCTCTTCCTCATGTTCCACACAGGCCCACGCACAGCTCGGCTGTCACTCCGGGGCTGGTTCGTGCGGCAGGGCCTGTTGGACACGAGCCTGACGGCCTCCGTGGCCACACTTCTGGCCATTGCCGTAGAGCGGCACTGCAGTGTGATGGCCGTGCAGCTGCACAGCCGCCTGCCCCCAGGCCGGGTCATCATGCTGATCGTGGTCGTGTGGGTGGCcgcgctggggctggggctgctgcCTGCCCACTTCTGGCACTGCCTCTGTGCCCTGGACCGCTGCTCCCGCATGGCCCCCCTGCTCAGCCGCTCCTACCTCACCGTCTGGGCGCTGTCCAGTCTCCTCGTCTTCCTGCTCATGGTGGCCGTCTACACCCGCATCTTCTTCTATGTGAGGCGGCGAGTGCAGCGCATGGCTGAGCATGTCAGCTGCTACCCCCGCTACCGTGAAACAACGCTGAACCTGGTCAAGACTGTTGTCATCATCCTAG GGGCATTTGTGGTCTGCTGGACGCCGGGCCAGGTGGTGCTGCTCCTGGATGGTCTGGGCTGCAAGTCCTGCAATGTCCTGGCAGTGGAGAAGTACTTCCTACTCTTAGCCGAGGCCAACTCGCTGGTCAATGCCGTGGTGTACTCGTGCCGTGATGCTGAGATGCGCCGCACCTTCCGCCGTCTTCTATGCTGTTGGTGCCTCCGCCCGTCTACCCACGAGTCTGTTCGCTACACAACCGCCACCCACATGGGCACCAGCACTCGCATCATGCTTCCTGAGAACGGCCATTCCCTGATGGACTCCACCCTTTAG